From the Acetobacter aceti genome, one window contains:
- a CDS encoding MYG1 family protein, giving the protein MSEHTPIGLDQQASPVRALTHSGNFHTDETLGYVILHYALEPEGDLRGRVLNGHDGGRLTFVRSRNPEDIQAADIVFDVGGEYAPPKGRYDHHMRVKPLRDDGTPYSAAGLLWKDYGKAAIRNILGAVLKTPVSETDVASIWQTLDKSLILPVDLDDNGVAKMGKLSLADIVSACNPPWDTTELYGADVANTRETTGFANAASAVAAHLVNSLDRVRASLKAASRVMEAYARAEDKRILLMDTGMPTEKMIFENDLPVVYVVSPTNNGQWNVKAISPTRGDFGQRVSLPEAWGGLEKAELAKVSGVPDAVFAHPARFICGAGSREGALKMAQLALQIDESLKSGKSA; this is encoded by the coding sequence ATGTCAGAACATACTCCCATCGGTCTGGATCAGCAGGCTTCCCCCGTTCGGGCTCTGACCCATTCCGGGAATTTCCATACGGATGAAACGCTGGGCTACGTGATCCTGCATTACGCGCTTGAGCCGGAGGGTGATCTGCGCGGCCGCGTGCTGAACGGTCATGATGGCGGACGCCTCACCTTTGTACGCTCGCGTAATCCGGAAGACATTCAGGCTGCGGATATCGTGTTCGATGTCGGCGGTGAGTATGCGCCTCCCAAAGGTCGTTACGATCATCACATGCGGGTCAAGCCGCTACGGGACGATGGCACGCCTTACAGCGCCGCCGGGCTGCTCTGGAAGGATTACGGCAAGGCTGCGATCCGCAATATTCTCGGCGCGGTCCTGAAGACGCCGGTCAGTGAAACCGATGTGGCGTCGATCTGGCAGACGCTCGACAAGTCGCTGATCCTTCCTGTCGATCTGGACGACAATGGCGTGGCCAAGATGGGCAAGCTCTCGCTGGCGGATATTGTTTCGGCCTGCAATCCGCCGTGGGATACGACGGAACTGTACGGAGCGGATGTTGCAAACACCCGTGAAACCACTGGTTTCGCCAATGCCGCCAGTGCCGTCGCGGCGCATCTGGTCAATTCTCTGGACCGTGTGCGGGCCAGCCTGAAAGCTGCGAGCCGGGTGATGGAGGCTTATGCCAGGGCCGAAGACAAGCGTATCCTGCTGATGGACACGGGCATGCCGACCGAGAAAATGATCTTCGAGAATGACCTGCCTGTGGTTTATGTGGTGTCTCCGACCAATAACGGCCAGTGGAATGTGAAGGCGATTTCGCCGACACGTGGGGATTTCGGCCAGCGCGTCTCCCTTCCGGAAGCGTGGGGTGGTCTGGAGAAAGCGGAACTGGCGAAAGTGTCGGGTGTGCCGGATGCGGTGTTCGCGCATCCGGCCCGCTTCATCTGTGGCGCTGGAAGCCGCGAAGGCGCGCTGAAAATGGCGCAACTGGCCTTGCAGATCGACGAGTCACTCAAAAGCGGCAAGTCAGCCTGA
- a CDS encoding DNA polymerase III subunit chi, whose amino-acid sequence MAEVGFYHLTRTGAFEALPVLLGRTLDAGRRAVVRCGDPETVAALDDALWKVVEPVWLPHAATGGKYPERQPVWITAGDDVPNGADFLFLTGVNKVLPLEPFERVFDLFDGQDEAAVAAARVRWVALRDAGHTLAYWKQEAKGWTRAR is encoded by the coding sequence GTGGCCGAAGTCGGCTTCTACCATCTGACACGCACCGGCGCGTTTGAAGCGTTGCCGGTGCTGCTGGGCCGCACACTGGACGCGGGCAGGAGAGCCGTCGTCAGATGCGGTGACCCGGAGACGGTCGCCGCTCTTGATGATGCGCTCTGGAAAGTCGTGGAGCCTGTGTGGCTCCCACACGCCGCGACGGGCGGGAAATATCCCGAGCGTCAGCCCGTGTGGATTACGGCGGGCGATGATGTTCCCAATGGGGCAGATTTCCTGTTTCTTACTGGCGTGAACAAGGTTCTTCCCCTGGAGCCGTTCGAGCGTGTGTTCGATCTGTTTGACGGGCAGGATGAGGCGGCGGTCGCGGCGGCGCGTGTGCGCTGGGTGGCGTTGCGTGACGCCGGGCACACGCTGGCCTACTGGAAACAGGAAGCAAAGGGCTGGACAAGGGCGCGCTGA
- a CDS encoding aldo/keto reductase, protein MTRTVRFKNGVEVPALGMGTWNMGDDVSLRSDEIASLQAGLDAGLRVIDTAEMYGNGRSESVVGEAIEKRRNDVFLVSKVLPSNASAKGVLKSCTDSLKRLRTDHMDLYLLHWQGNIPLEETFEAFETLRDRGMIGSWGVSNFDTDAMEEVIQTGQGDGCVANQVLYSLSHRGIEFDLLKENQARQVVTMAYSPLGQGGGMLKDNVLAKIAQHHTTSLGPATPAQIALAWVLRQPSLIAIPKAGSKKHLRENIAAQEIKLKEGDLTALDKAFSPPRKKVALEVI, encoded by the coding sequence ATGACACGCACGGTCAGATTCAAGAATGGCGTCGAAGTCCCGGCTTTAGGCATGGGCACATGGAACATGGGCGACGATGTTTCCCTGCGCAGCGATGAGATCGCCAGTCTGCAGGCGGGTCTCGATGCGGGGCTGCGCGTGATTGATACGGCTGAAATGTATGGCAATGGCCGTTCTGAAAGTGTCGTGGGAGAAGCGATAGAGAAGCGACGGAACGACGTGTTTCTCGTCAGCAAGGTGTTGCCCTCGAACGCGTCAGCCAAAGGTGTGCTCAAGAGCTGCACCGACTCTCTCAAGCGGCTCCGTACCGATCATATGGATCTCTATCTTCTGCACTGGCAGGGAAATATCCCTCTTGAGGAAACATTTGAAGCTTTCGAGACATTGCGCGATCGTGGGATGATCGGTAGCTGGGGCGTCTCGAATTTCGACACGGACGCGATGGAAGAGGTGATTCAGACCGGTCAGGGTGACGGTTGTGTTGCCAATCAGGTTCTTTACAGCCTGAGCCATCGTGGAATCGAATTCGATCTTCTGAAGGAGAATCAGGCGCGTCAGGTGGTGACGATGGCTTACTCGCCGCTTGGTCAGGGGGGCGGGATGCTGAAGGATAATGTGCTGGCGAAAATTGCCCAGCACCACACTACAAGTCTCGGGCCAGCAACTCCGGCGCAGATCGCTCTGGCGTGGGTTCTGCGTCAGCCTTCTCTGATTGCCATCCCCAAGGCGGGATCGAAGAAACATCTTCGTGAGAACATTGCTGCTCAGGAAATCA
- a CDS encoding MFS transporter, producing the protein MTASSSPGRGMTLAMAAATGLAVASIYYNQPMLGVMERAMPSSLTALVPMATQLGYALGLFALVPLGDLLERRQLIVWQFVLLAVALAVTALAPGAGIVLLGSLLIGAAATVAQQIVPFAAHLAPPERRGAVVGVVMSGLLCGILLSRTLAGFVADHAGWREMFWLGVPLSLGAGAGMRLLLPYSRPDTQHSYASLMVSLAHLWREFPALRLAAFTQALLFGTFSVFWSILALHLQEPRFNLSAQSAGLFGIVGAVGILAAPLAGRFADRHGPHRAILAGTILTLLSWVLFGTWLSLAGLVVGCILLDFAVQSALVSHQHIVYALRPEARSRLNTLFMGVMFLGGATGAAGASAAWVTGGWSAVALFGGLMAAGALTLQVISARS; encoded by the coding sequence ATGACCGCCTCTTCTTCTCCCGGTCGCGGGATGACACTCGCAATGGCCGCCGCCACCGGTCTCGCCGTCGCCAGTATCTATTACAATCAGCCCATGCTGGGCGTCATGGAGCGGGCGATGCCGAGCAGTCTCACGGCGCTCGTCCCCATGGCCACGCAGCTTGGTTACGCACTGGGGCTGTTCGCGCTGGTGCCGCTGGGAGATCTGCTTGAACGCCGTCAACTGATTGTCTGGCAGTTCGTGCTGCTGGCCGTGGCGCTGGCGGTGACGGCGCTCGCCCCCGGTGCGGGGATCGTACTGCTCGGCTCGCTGCTGATCGGGGCCGCCGCGACTGTCGCCCAGCAGATCGTGCCGTTTGCGGCGCATCTAGCGCCACCGGAACGGCGCGGTGCGGTCGTGGGCGTGGTCATGTCCGGACTGCTGTGCGGCATCCTGCTCAGCCGGACGCTGGCCGGATTCGTGGCGGATCACGCGGGCTGGCGTGAGATGTTCTGGCTGGGCGTGCCGCTGAGTCTGGGCGCGGGGGCGGGGATGCGTCTGCTGCTGCCCTATAGTCGTCCCGATACGCAGCACAGCTACGCCAGTCTCATGGTGTCGCTGGCGCATCTCTGGCGGGAGTTTCCGGCGCTGCGACTGGCTGCTTTCACGCAGGCGCTGCTGTTTGGCACGTTCTCCGTCTTCTGGTCCATTCTGGCGCTGCATCTGCAGGAGCCCCGCTTCAATCTCAGCGCGCAGTCCGCCGGACTGTTCGGGATCGTGGGCGCTGTGGGGATACTGGCGGCTCCGCTCGCCGGACGGTTTGCCGACCGGCACGGGCCGCACCGGGCCATTCTGGCGGGGACAATTCTCACGCTTCTGTCGTGGGTGCTTTTTGGTACATGGCTGTCTCTGGCCGGGCTGGTTGTCGGCTGTATTCTGCTGGACTTCGCGGTGCAGAGTGCGTTGGTCTCGCATCAGCATATCGTCTACGCCCTGCGTCCTGAAGCGCGCTCCCGTCTCAATACGCTTTTCATGGGGGTGATGTTTCTCGGCGGCGCAACTGGTGCGGCGGGCGCCTCGGCCGCGTGGGTCACTGGCGGCTGGAGTGCGGTTGCGTTGTTTGGCGGGTTGATGGCCGCAGGAGCCCTGACGCTGCAGGTCATTTCCGCGCGAAGCTGA
- the cysQ gene encoding 3'(2'),5'-bisphosphate nucleotidase CysQ, whose translation MTLSNAPVSDAALLALALRLAREASDIINAIRAKGFVTTTKSDRSPVTEADQAAEKHILAGLRAAAPHIPVIAEEEMAAGIRVKGGAEYWLVDPLDGTREFAAGRDDFTVNIGLVRDDRAVLGAMALPAYGQFYTGGEGLGATRYDADGEHAIHVRKAPKDGLAVLASRHHGDDPALEKFLGERPIASLGNIGSAVKFVRVAEGVADFYPRLGPTMEWDTAAPQAIVEAAGGQVMLLDGSGPLRYSKPGWKNPFFVCTGDLGD comes from the coding sequence ATGACGCTTTCCAACGCTCCGGTCTCTGACGCCGCGCTCCTCGCCCTCGCCCTCCGTCTCGCTCGCGAGGCCAGCGACATCATCAACGCCATCCGGGCCAAAGGCTTCGTGACCACCACGAAGTCGGACCGCTCTCCGGTGACGGAAGCCGATCAGGCAGCGGAGAAGCATATTCTGGCCGGACTGCGCGCCGCTGCACCCCACATTCCGGTGATTGCGGAAGAAGAGATGGCGGCGGGCATCCGCGTGAAAGGCGGCGCGGAATACTGGCTGGTCGATCCGCTGGACGGCACACGGGAATTCGCCGCCGGACGTGACGACTTTACCGTGAATATCGGGCTGGTGCGTGATGACCGGGCCGTTCTCGGCGCAATGGCGCTCCCCGCTTACGGACAGTTCTACACCGGCGGCGAAGGGCTGGGAGCGACCCGCTATGACGCCGATGGTGAGCATGCAATCCATGTCCGCAAGGCGCCGAAGGACGGACTGGCGGTCCTCGCCTCCCGGCATCATGGCGACGATCCGGCCCTGGAGAAATTTCTCGGTGAGCGTCCCATCGCCTCGCTGGGCAATATCGGTTCGGCCGTGAAGTTTGTCCGTGTGGCCGAGGGTGTGGCGGATTTCTATCCGCGCCTCGGACCGACAATGGAATGGGATACGGCGGCCCCTCAGGCCATTGTGGAAGCAGCGGGTGGTCAGGTCATGCTGCTCGATGGCAGCGGCCCTCTCCGCTACAGCAAACCCGGCTGGAAAAATCCGTTCTTTGTCTGTACGGGTGATCTTGGCGACTGA
- a CDS encoding leucyl aminopeptidase, with product MTEISFSDLALPTSGALALPEFADTARSEFFATVDKATDGALTRAAEAASFTFKRGATCVVLAPGAKLDRVVLVGLGDKDSLTETTAEQIGGTAAQTLTMHVQGAVSTAALDPKLAVHVALGASLGLYHFDRYRTTEKKDDKPKLASLAILTRDVAGAKAAWAGWEAVAKGVTLTRDLVSEPANVLTPIEFAKRTEELKKLGVEVEVFDVPALEKLKFGSMLGVAQGSDNPPRMVVMRWNGAGDDSAPLAFVGKGVTFDSGGISIKPAAGMEDMKWDMAGAGVVTGLMAALAGRKAKVNAVGLIGIVENMVSGNAQRPGDVVRSASGQTIEVLNTDAEGRLVLADVLWYARETFSPRYMIDLATLTGAIIVGLGHEYAGLFSNDDTLSEKLTEAGATTQEKLWRMPMGEEYDKQLKSDIADMKNIGGGRAGGSITAAQFLKRFVGETPWAHLDIAGVAWATKAKSGSPKGASGFGVRLLDRFVRQFEG from the coding sequence GTGACAGAGATCAGCTTCTCCGACCTCGCGCTCCCTACCAGCGGTGCTCTGGCGCTGCCCGAATTCGCCGATACGGCGCGGTCCGAGTTTTTCGCTACTGTGGACAAGGCGACCGACGGGGCTCTCACCCGTGCCGCAGAAGCGGCGTCTTTCACCTTCAAGCGTGGCGCAACCTGCGTGGTGCTGGCTCCGGGTGCGAAGCTGGATCGCGTTGTGCTGGTGGGCCTTGGGGACAAGGACAGCCTGACCGAAACAACAGCCGAGCAGATCGGCGGCACGGCGGCGCAGACGCTGACCATGCATGTTCAGGGCGCAGTGTCCACGGCGGCGCTTGATCCGAAACTGGCAGTGCATGTAGCGCTTGGCGCGTCACTCGGCCTGTATCACTTCGATCGCTACCGCACGACGGAGAAGAAGGACGACAAGCCGAAGCTGGCTTCTCTCGCCATTCTGACCAGGGATGTGGCGGGTGCGAAAGCCGCGTGGGCTGGCTGGGAAGCCGTGGCGAAGGGTGTGACCCTGACGCGCGATCTGGTCAGCGAGCCCGCCAATGTCCTGACACCGATTGAATTTGCCAAACGCACCGAGGAATTGAAAAAACTCGGTGTCGAAGTCGAAGTGTTCGACGTTCCCGCGCTTGAGAAGCTGAAGTTCGGCTCCATGCTTGGTGTCGCGCAGGGTAGTGACAACCCGCCGCGTATGGTGGTGATGCGCTGGAATGGTGCCGGTGATGACTCCGCGCCGCTGGCGTTTGTCGGCAAGGGCGTGACGTTCGACTCCGGCGGCATTTCCATCAAGCCTGCCGCCGGCATGGAAGACATGAAGTGGGACATGGCCGGTGCAGGTGTTGTCACCGGTCTGATGGCGGCGCTGGCTGGTCGCAAGGCGAAAGTGAATGCGGTCGGTCTGATCGGTATCGTCGAGAACATGGTGTCCGGCAACGCACAGCGTCCCGGCGACGTGGTGCGCAGCGCATCTGGCCAGACCATCGAGGTGCTGAACACCGATGCGGAAGGCCGTCTCGTTCTGGCTGATGTGCTCTGGTATGCGCGTGAGACGTTCTCGCCGCGTTACATGATCGATCTCGCCACGCTGACAGGGGCGATCATTGTTGGTCTGGGCCACGAATATGCGGGCCTGTTCTCGAACGATGACACGCTCTCCGAGAAACTGACGGAAGCAGGCGCCACGACGCAGGAAAAGCTCTGGCGGATGCCGATGGGCGAGGAATACGACAAGCAGCTCAAGTCCGATATTGCCGATATGAAGAATATCGGCGGTGGTCGCGCGGGTGGGTCCATCACGGCGGCGCAGTTCCTCAAGCGCTTCGTGGGTGAGACGCCGTGGGCGCATCTCGACATCGCAGGCGTGGCCTGGGCGACCAAGGCGAAGTCCGGTTCTCCAAAAGGCGCGTCCGGTTTCGGCGTGCGCCTGCTTGACCGGTTCGTGCGTCAGTTCGAGGGCTGA